The Roseimicrobium gellanilyticum genomic sequence CCTGCTATTTGTTATTGATGACGACCAGGAAATTGTCGTCCCTCTTGCCGGCAACATCACACTTGGCAGCGCGGATGGGAACGACGTGGTCGTGGAGGATGCGAGTGTTTCTCCGAGTCATGCGGAGATCGTTTCCACGGCCAGCGGCGGGTTTCATCTGCGCGACCTCGGTTCGGTATCCGGCACGTTCGTCAATGGGGCGCGGGTGCGTTCGCGTGATCTGAAGGATGGGGATCAACTCACCTTCGGGGCGCTTCGTGGACGTTTCCTGGCTGGCGAGAAGCAGACCATCAGTGAACCGGTGCTGGCGCGGAACAGGACCTCCACCATCACGAGTCAGGTCCCTGAGCCCCCCAAGTCGAAAAAGGAGACAACAAGCATCAAGCTTGCGACCTCCGAGGTGAAGGTGCTCCCGGAGCCCGATGGGCAGAAGGCCGTGGAGCAGAAGACTGCCGAACTGGCGGAACTCACAAGGAAGATCGAGGAGCAAAAGGCGAAGCTGGACGAGCAGACCGAGCAGGCTGACAAACAGCAAGCGAAGTTGGACGAGCAGACTGCGCACGCTGAGAAACAGAAGGCGAAGCTGGATGAGCAGATCGCAGAGGTGGAGAAGCAGCAGGCAAAGCTCGACGACCAGACTGCGCAGCTCGAGGAGCGGAAAGCGAAGCTCGAAGAAATCACGAGCCAGATTGAAGCGAAGGACAAAGAACTGGCTGAGGCCAATACGCGCATTGAAGAGCGGCAGTCTGTCCTGACGGAGTCCGTGCGGCAGGCGGATCTGCGCAAGGCGGACCTGGAGAAAGCCAACACCCAACTGGACGAGAAGAAGAAGGAAATCTCCGAAGTCGGTCGCCAGCTCGAAGAGCGAAAGGAAGCGCTGAAGAAGGTTTCGGACGAACTTGGCTCTTCGAAGGATGAAGTGGCCAAGACTGGTAAGGAGCTGGTCTGCCTCAAGGACGAACACGAAAAGGTGCGTAAGGAAGGCGAGAAGCTCGCTGCGACACTCATGGGTGAAATGCAGGCCCAGCGGAAGGCGCATCAGGAGACTGAAGCCGCTCTTGAGGTCGTAAAGAAAAAATTCAGCGAGGCCGAGGCGGGATTGAAGGAAAAAGCCAGGCTCTTCAAAGAATCGGAGGGCAGGCTGGAATCATCGAAGAAGGACGTCGAAACTGTTTCCTCCGAGATCAACAAGCTGAAGTCGCAGGAGAAGAGCCTGCGCGATTCACTCACCGAGGTCGAAAGCAAGAAAAAGGAAGCTCAGAGTACACTGGAGTCTGTCCGCAAGGAGCAAACTGCAGCGAAGAAGGAGCAGGAAACCTTGCGCGAAGCCGTCGCGAAGAGTGTCGAGGAAAAGAAGTCGATGGCTGCGGAGATCGCCACTCTGCGTACCGACAAGAAGGACGCTGAGGACGCCCTGCGTCATGCGGAGGGCGAGCTGCGGACCATGCAGAACGGCCTCTCGAAGCTGGCCCAGGCGCGGCAGGATCTGGAGAAGCAGACAGGCCGCCTGACTCAGGAGTCCTCTGAACTGCGACTGACCGTGCAGGGGCTGGAATCAACGCATGAATCCACCCTCAAGCTGCTGCGTGAAGGCGAAACCGGCTTGAAGGATGTGCTCAAGTCTG encodes the following:
- a CDS encoding FHA domain-containing protein, whose amino-acid sequence is MATLLFVIDDDQEIVVPLAGNITLGSADGNDVVVEDASVSPSHAEIVSTASGGFHLRDLGSVSGTFVNGARVRSRDLKDGDQLTFGALRGRFLAGEKQTISEPVLARNRTSTITSQVPEPPKSKKETTSIKLATSEVKVLPEPDGQKAVEQKTAELAELTRKIEEQKAKLDEQTEQADKQQAKLDEQTAHAEKQKAKLDEQIAEVEKQQAKLDDQTAQLEERKAKLEEITSQIEAKDKELAEANTRIEERQSVLTESVRQADLRKADLEKANTQLDEKKKEISEVGRQLEERKEALKKVSDELGSSKDEVAKTGKELVCLKDEHEKVRKEGEKLAATLMGEMQAQRKAHQETEAALEVVKKKFSEAEAGLKEKARLFKESEGRLESSKKDVETVSSEINKLKSQEKSLRDSLTEVESKKKEAQSTLESVRKEQTAAKKEQETLREAVAKSVEEKKSMAAEIATLRTDKKDAEDALRHAEGELRTMQNGLSKLAQARQDLEKQTGRLTQESSELRLTVQGLESTHESTLKLLREGETGLKDVLKSVEQAQTEKHALMADIEKLIAQKGEIETQTMQLGTAAEDRKRQLEQLQKEHDGAAKRTEEAKARASEQETRVEKLLGNVSDHEKKLSELVAAATEHRRVADSLAELCRAEQERVTQAEAAAVAGELKATEIKAAITTKEDDLASLSKKVQQLGVEKSAAEKKQSELAQKNKELESKLAEAATLESRMEKLRDDLKLVELGKKRVEGETATLQKSLGETKASLEEVTNEVAEEKYRLAGLQREVRTLQDSRAELQEVEARLKVSAAKVQELLDQEARLKDVANTLRSHEESKGQLERALETIRKQTGEANERLKKVAGEEQGAASRLKTLQEQESALASRAKALETEVARLLPLQAEVKKLQDLAARMQSMQSETKNAEVQHQQARKGADDARAMLGKLSAEEKAAQAKVQELQGRYKATALSLEETASTLKLKGAELQSTESKVVALRRELTDLEALITTKNTEVKRLQHVTTEMEIAQKRLIEQDARLAEVKQNAEPAKEGIMARPNLRTVVVPRKRE